The region acatttcaaaaatcCGTATTGCTTCAAATGTGTAGTGGTATATTTTAAGTTAAGATAAtaagtttattaattttcttccaaacatacaTAGCTCTGCTTTGCTTCTTCATATTTTACGGTGTTGTTTCTATTGTCGCTACCAGTCGTATTGCCGCTATTGGCTCTATTGTCGTATCAGTGGTTCAAGgtacgtcaataataaaaataaatttataaaattattaattaataatcatggaatttaaacttgtctgtgcgttgaagttTTGTAATAAGACTATCTCCTCATCCCTctctaccatccactgctgactctgtgaaaacgttgtacacgctaagtgtgctgGGTTCACGGCgtcagtttcggatgccatttcacgtaggtctggtcttcACTTTTGGGTAGCAAAcctgaaaagttacaaaaatcaaaaatttagCTGGCTTCAAAATCAAGAACGCTTACTcatgaaaccgtgtatgtgaatgtgtcagcacgcatacatataaagatcaaTTAAGAAGAAACCGCGGAAAAACATTTTTGATGATGCGCTTCTCTGCGATTGAACAACCAAAAATGTTCAATGAGAATATGAGCGTAAAAATttgcgtaagaatgagagtaagattctctctggggcctgtcgcaaggaATTTTTGCGttcattttcgttgtatgaaatgaaatgtccatatgttgtatggttagtgctaacacttacctatcagaatattAGAGGCTAACTTCCAAAAGTATATTCTTCCTGCATCTGACATACTGGCTGcctttgtccgctattcgtttcgtttctgatcgtctgtctgatggggACCAGCTGGTAGCTCttggtgactttaatatcccagaactcatgtgGTCTAATGTtcataattcaccgtctttacagcttaactcccaccacgacttccctgcgggcatgttcaacatgtcactcgggcaaattaaccaagttagaaattctttaggtcggctgctggacttgtgtttcggCTCTGATCCtaatggaattactctttccatgTACTAATTTTTGGAtttcatggctatctacatttTCTATAAAGCTTtatacttttatcttttatttgttgaatcttctcttattaagagactaacaacaattttaaaatcttaatctaatacataattagtttatctttgtaaacatctTTACTATGGGACCTCCGATGTCAACGGGCTGGAAGGTCATTTCATCTTAATCGggattgttgactaacttggtttagtgatctggctagaggattttggtgcgtagagagtttccttttgtatttttcctggagttgagaaatttcgactttgacgagaggtataactaggtctctatggatatcttcattgctaaTATACCATGGACCTcctgtgatggttctgagcactttagactgtgccctttggataacgtctatattgctactgcttgcattgccccaaagttcgaagccatacttccagataggctttatgactgaattgtagagtagtactttatattccagtcgaagtggggaacgaggattgataagccagtgcagtcctctggatttatgtcttaattggtcccgttttgcttcaatatgttttttccacgtaagacgcctgtccaggtggacgccgagatatgtgacctcattcacagaggggagtatggtattgtttagagttggagcggggcagttttgtctgttgagagtaaaggtaatgtgtttagatttttcaccgtttatctttatacgccagtccgccatccacttttctattagtgcaaggtgagaggagaggcttctggttgcctccagcgggcatttagatctttttagtatggctgtgtcgtcggcaaatgttgacatagttagacgctggtctgttgggatatctgctgtatatagaagatatagggtGGGGCCTAGGACGCTTCATTGGGGTACGCCCgccttaatttcgaactcttctgttgtaaagattttttgttttacagtgaacacATTAACATTACATTAAAcaggtatgttttgagcagctcatgacagttttgtgggagtaatagttgtattttatacataagtccttgcagccagactcggtcaaatgcctgggatatgtccagaaatatagcagaacagtattctcgctgttcataggcggttcgaatttcagatgtgatacggttcacctgctctatggtgccatgattttctcggaagccaaattggtgtTCAGGAATTATATTATTCAAAGTCATATGAGGCGAgatacggagcagtagaagtttctcaaaaagctttgataagcatgaaagttggtctatatgaagaggccaaagctttgtttttccctggtttcggtatcattattataatggattttttccattgttgggggaagtggccaagcattgtaatagagttaaatagaatttttatataattgataGCGTAATCATTTACGGCGCAATGAGGTCATATCCTGGAGACTTATATGGCTTGAGGTGCTCTTTGATGACCTTAGTGATTTCGgttgtttgaaattctatagctggaattggatctggaattggtagctctggaagaatgaaaggagaggctgcttgatttggagtaaaaactttacaaaggtgactagcgaagacgcttgctttttcttcatcgctgcgcgcccaagatccatctggttttcgaaggggcatatctgcttctatgggcggctttaagttaggatgggcttttcatagaggacacctggtactttttggggaaagctgttctatgtatgatttttgagcaagttcttctctgctccgtaggtcctttgtgagccttcgtgtcgctgtttttagccttttctttgaagaaggggatctgcatgccattcacggcggagctgccgcttttcccagactagattttctatataggaATTTGTGGCGGAGTATGGAGGTTTTTCTGTGGTCGCAAGAGTCGAGAGCTTTGCTGCTGAGGTCGTCATGTCTTCCAGGTGGTTGACTGCATCTTGAATGTCCTTGCTACAGTTAATTGACGGTCTTATGTTTATGTGAGAGCTTATGTACTTTTTGTACCTAAGCCAGTTTGTCCCttttgatgtgagataaatttgattattttgtaattcggcatgttgaaataggtgaagaaggacaactgaatggtcagacgataggtcATCCAAAGGTTCGGCTCGAATGATGCTTTGTGGAATTTTTCTAGTGATCGCAAAGTCAATTAGGTCTGGCTTCTTCCGTGGCCAGAATGTAGGCTTTCCCGGTGATAGAAAGTCTAGTTTATTTCCTGGGtgtatcaaagcgttgtataGTTGTCTACCCTTTGGGTTGGTTAGGCGAGAACCCCAGTGagggtgcttggcattgtagtcgccGCCTGCCTTAAAGCAATCGCCTAGTGTATCAAAGAATTGCATAAACTCCATATCAGATATGCAGAAACGTGGTGGGCAGTATATTGCAGCTAGGTTTAGATGACCTCCCACAGTTTGAATTCGTAATGAAGTTGACTGCAAGGAATTTGTAGCAACTCGTTGGAGAGAATGGTGTTTTATGCGCTGCTTTATAAAGATCATAGTTCCTCCATGAGCCTTCCCATCTAGATGATTTGATGCATGAAATATATAGCCCGTCAGatagaagttgtttttgttcgttagatgagtttcggagaggagcataatatcaatattattatcatcaagaaatgtcttaagTTCATTTTTGAGCTTTGAAATGCCGTTAACATTCCATAGACAGATTCTCAAATAAGCCatctaattggatttttgtttgacaaaagctccattagtcgattttggtttcgcaggAGCTCCtgcatattattttgcattgtgaCCATTAGACTTATAAGTGTGGACAACATACCTTCGATACCCTTTATTTCGGCGGAGGTGGATATCCTATAGTTTCAGGTTCCAGTGGTGCTGAACCTACACCATTTAGTAGTCCTGGCCATCGTAGAGCGCTAGAGAAAGAAACTCCAGGTGTAGTCAAAGATGCCGTGgtggtttggtggttagtGTGAATGGCAAACGAACGTTGTTGTAAgggtttttttgtattcatacgATTTTTTTGCTCTTTATAAACTGGGCATCCCCTGTAATTGGCAGTATGATTTCCACCGCAGCTGCCACATTTCTTAGAGTTATGgtcggttttatttatggtaCAGCTGGCAGTGTCATGGAGGAATCCACAAGCCACACAGACTGCACGCAAGGTGCAGTACGACTTTGAGTGTCCATATTCTTGGCAGTTTGAACACTGTAGAGGTTGGTTGCGCTTTTGAGGTTCCTCTACCGTGATTCTTCTATGCAGAAGATACTGTAGTTTGTATATGGgatgaatcatatttttaggagttgttttcgtttcaggttgcagcTCAACTTTGAACGATGTGGTAATCGATGTAGTAGTGCTCGTTGTAGGCAAATATAACGGAGTTGATAGACCAGAGGATGATAGAGCTGGGGAGGTGCACTGCGCACTCCAGATTACTCAACTGCTTGTGCCTGGGAGAGCGGGAGAGCATGATCTTGCACGCTCTTCGTTTGCGACGAATGAGAAATAGGCATTGGAAGATCGTCTACGCTGTTTCTGGGACAGAGAGCTTACTTTCGTGCATGTTGTGGTTGCTTATGTTAGGTACTGCAGGCAGGGGGCCGAtgttatttctttaaatgaatgtGTTCAAGCTTAGTTGGTTTAGTTTGTCGTGatggcatttcaatttttgaatttaataaattttgattttgtgttaGTTATTGGACACTATAAACTCGAGACTTATGTGTGTCCAAAAGCGTCCTTTCGAGATTTCTAGAGCACACcacttcttttgctttttcaaTGAGTTTTCTTGTATTTGCATAGCTGCTGGCGGAGCAGCACAGAAACACGTCCACTCTCTACATCAATGGTTACTGATTcatgtaatttttttattatagttgatacacatacatttcaaaaattatatgtactaaaaacaatgatgttCAATGATGATGGTACCGAGTATTTGAAGCTACAGATACCTTTTTGCAAGGCCAGTCTCCATCTATGAAAAAGTTGGTGCTTCCCTCGAGtattaaacaataaacaaaacgtAAGGCACCTAACGGCTGACTTAACATACGTTTAACACTAAAGCTTAAACTTTTGATTCTTTAACTCCAACGTTGCCAGAGCTTCGGGTACGCCACAGGGGCTGTGGGCGTATGCTGCACAGGACTGCCTTAAATTAAGGATGATTTTTTAcataatgaaaaaaataagaaacctCAGCGCCTTTAAGAAGGCCTTTGTAGATATTGTAGGTAAACAAAATAATGGCGgcaatattaaatatttttatactcaTACATTGCATATTATTatctatataaatattttatattattaattctaTTAAATTCTGCTTTAAATACGCAAGGCCAATAGATTCAAGACTTTGACACCAGAGTTGAAAACTTGACAGAGTTGACAAAATTACGGACGTTAAATTTTATGTGTGCTTATTGTTATTCATTAAAAACCAGCTATTTTAGCAAAACCCATTTATTTATAGAAGCAAGCGAATGTAAAAATGtcgaaataaataacataaaaTTGTCTATTCCGATTTTTATGGTTATATTATATAACaaacatttttggaaaattattACTTTTCAATTGATatgtataatttttctttcatAGGGTATTCCGGTAATGCTATTGGCTAATAAGCAGGATCTGCCAAACGCTTGCGGGACAAAAGAACTTGAGAAACTTCTAGGATTAAATGAACTTTATAGTATAGTTCCAAAAAACGCGATGATAAGGTCCAACTCACCATCCAGTAATTTAATCGGCTACAGCGTCTCAAACCAAAGATATATTGAGACTTTATTgccaacagaaaaaaatattcaatattctACATCTGTGGTTAATATACCGCCGGATCTTGCTcaaaatattgaagaaaaCTCATCAATGAACAAAGTCTCTAGCACACCTATTATTTATTCCGATTCTACTCGATTGGACCAATATATTCAAAACCAATCAAACAATTGGTTTCGTAACCAAAAATATAATGGGACTGCTTTTAATAACTTCCAATCGAAGGGTTGGTATATACAACCGACCTGTGCTATAACTGGCGAAGGCCTACAAGAAGGATTGGACGCATTATATGATATGATATTAAAACGTCGAAAAATAACATAGTcttataaaaagaaaaggtaGTTATATGTATATCCCGAGTATATGCGTTGTCATATTAAAACATTGTTTAGCACAATTTAATGAATAAAATTGCGTAATATGAAATGTTTCATTAAATGGGTTACTGTCTTTCGAATATAGATCATGTTAAAGATCGCCGGTCTAAAGGACTATTTGGTAAGATAGAGTACTGGAGATATTTCGgaaatatgaaataaagacGTCCGATATTTTTATGACAATTCCCAAGTATCAGAGtttaaataaagttatatagaaacatattCGTATATGAATTAAACAACATTAGTTAGCCATACTTAGAATCTGTAAAAATTTTCAATCTGCTAGcttacaattattttgtatttatacataaatcatttaataatataaataaataaaatacatacaattgttatccggtccgccagcatacatacatacatacataaatacgTTCCAattgcaagtgcattcgactcacacaagcgttcatatatatatacattccacaactcagtgtacgcttctgagcgcacagtgggataaatcgtgttcgctgcgttcaaatataattaaatataataaaataaacaataactataattttggcgccaaaattaatttgttcgtgtttttacctaaattgagcgtttcaattatagtggcgatgaactccattttaaggccatccacggggagcttgaagagttagacatTGCTGAAATAAGCAGCGAAATCGAGCATgagacgtcgttgcgctctgctcgatttgctgcccattccacccttgccagcggagtttccagtgttcaggtggaaccagcgcttcggagttttcaagccttgcctcctcttcctcttcctactttcagcggaggatattcagagtgggctgagtttcattcggtcttttcgacgatcgtaggctgcaatccttatataagtaaggtggaaaagtttcagaggttgcgatcttgtcttgactccgctttagaggcagtccgttccttggaaatctccgaggagaattatgatgtcgcagtgcagcttttggagaatcgatttattaaccgtcggttgatatttcaggctcatgtgagCGAGATTttgggcctcaatctattggaaggtgactcTGTGGTagcgcttcgagggctgtccgataaatttaatgcccatatgcgagctttaaaaaatttggggacgacagttcagatcgccggctgcatcattgttcaggtacttcttcaaaggttggatccagctactcgggccaagtgggaggaaggtcaaaatgcctcaaactcggatctcatccctacttgggagtcgatggcagagtttttggaacagcgttgcaggactttggaggctatggatgtggccttggccgcttacgcgccaggcactcaggtgggaagacgtagagtcgcagataacagtagagcctcctttattattactaattcacctgcctctgcttgtatattatgcggtgggtggtcccatgtagttTCTGTATGCTCAAGATTTTTATCATTGCCCtctgagagccgccttggcgaggctaggcgactaggtctatgtcggaaatgtctccaaactggccatcacctTCGTGAGTGCCccgctgataattgtcgcagttgtgggaggaggcatcacagtctgttgcattttttggagttccagccttccagcagccagccttctgctgtgccatctacatcagccgcagccgagtgcgccgagccaataggcgcttcaccatccacggctaatgcactagttgcccagggtcgcagcggtgagatagcctaactggccacagcgaacattcttattcggagtcgttctgggttttttgttccatgccgggctcttttggattctggatcgcaggtgcacgtgattacgtcacgactggctagtcagcatcagcttcgtagacgcaaatcgtacgtggcagtgtcgGGCATTGGTGACACTGGCTTCGCGGCAGAtggattctctgttgatgtgctcctacgatcctattgctctggatattcggccctcgtcaacgctgcaatcgccaccaacatcacggacctttagcctagttttagcttggatgtctccagctggaatattccgtcaaacctcactttggctgatccccagttctttcgaccgcagcggatcgatttacttatcggagccagtctattctatgatctgctgtgtgttggtcaaatccagctctcagctggcctaccggtgctgcagaaaacccggcttggatgggttgtgtgtggcggtggttcacaactggagagaaagtcgttcgtagccacagcccgcaaggacgttgtgaaaagccttcttcagcagcgctccaaatggcgtgcgtccgCGCCTGCCTTGGCtattaacgatgtggtgctagtcaaggacgagaacctaccccccatgaagtggccgttggctagaattctggatctagtccctggtcgggATTGAGTGCCCCAagtggcggtggttagaaccgcttctggaacaaccaagcgcgcagtgaccaagctttgcctactgccccttaaggatgaagttgaaggaaaggcctcaactggggggagtatatcgggtcaggcagcagccacggcataaatcgaatcatatataaataaatgtaacatatatatataatatagtcATTCATATAGTCCTTTTCTAATCGCTGTTGCTAgacgcaagccgactcttctcggccgctcggctttattttattgttgtattaagttaacgagctttcgcccgtcctatgctaaatggcgggcccacttgtacttcttatctcagtgcatacgcatcataaatcggagctttctgtctcgatttcatatgcgaataaataaacatttttataacgtggtgaaacaaataattactttgtttttattttggataaaagtcattgaaaaatatcaatgaccaaacacagagggtattttaatttttgtcaaatGTGCAACACAGTAAATACGATATCTCCGACCCTAaacagta is a window of Drosophila ananassae strain 14024-0371.13 chromosome 4 unlocalized genomic scaffold, ASM1763931v2 tig00000061, whole genome shotgun sequence DNA encoding:
- the LOC6496745 gene encoding ADP-ribosylation factor-like protein 4A isoform X2 translates to MGSTMVKPLVKNGNLLDVLPSQGTLHVVMLGLDSAGKSTALYRLKFDQYLNTVPTIGFNCEKVQGTIGKAKGVHFLVWDVGGQEKLRPLWRSYTRCTDGILFVIDSVDIERMEEAKMELMRTAKCPDNQGIPVMLLANKQDLPNACGTKELEKLLGLNELYSIVPKNAMIRSNSPSSNLIGYSVSNQRYIETLLPTEKNIQYSTSVVNIPPDLAQNIEENSSMNKVSSTPIIYSDSTRLDQYIQNQSNNWFRNQKYNGTAFNNFQSKGWYIQPTCAITGEGLQEGLDALYDMILKRRKIT